One genomic segment of Pseudomonas fortuita includes these proteins:
- a CDS encoding DUF5064 family protein, producing MAHYEPGHVHIERSALNSADHSYDLNIDYEAASDPKEGRGIQFRMHGSIEGKPVEEKFFLAKDQVLPSFLMLLTRKAQSYLAPPKKFETLSSPHKLYDDMFADIREKLDVKSGDPIKPEHLE from the coding sequence ATGGCCCATTATGAACCTGGTCATGTACATATCGAGCGCTCTGCGCTGAACAGTGCCGACCACAGCTATGACCTGAACATCGACTACGAGGCAGCGTCGGACCCCAAGGAAGGCAGAGGCATTCAGTTCCGCATGCATGGCAGCATCGAAGGCAAGCCGGTGGAAGAAAAGTTCTTCCTCGCCAAGGACCAGGTATTGCCCAGCTTCCTCATGCTGCTGACCCGCAAGGCTCAGTCATACCTCGCGCCGCCGAAAAAATTCGAGACACTGAGTTCGCCGCACAAGCTCTATGACGATATGTTCGCGGACATTCGCGAAAAGCTTGACGTGAAATCGGGCGACCCCATCAAGCCTGAACATCTGGAGTGA
- the arcC gene encoding carbamate kinase has translation MRIVVALGGNALLRRGEPMTADNQRANIRTATEQIAKIHPGNELVIAHGNGPQVGLLSLQALSYKPDEAYPLDVLGAETEGMIGYMIEQELGNLLDFEVPFATLLTQVEVDANDPAFKDPTKFIGPVYSKEEAERLAKEKGWVVKADGDKYRRVVASPKPKRIFEIRPIKWLLEKSSIVICAGGGGIPTMYDENRKLKGIEAVIDKDLCSALLAEQLEADLLIIATDVDAAYIDWGKPTQKAIAQAHPDELERLGFAAGSMGPKVQAASDFARNTGKVAVISSLENIEDIVKGTAGTRVSTEKPGISYR, from the coding sequence ATGCGTATCGTTGTTGCATTGGGCGGCAACGCCCTGCTGCGTCGCGGCGAGCCCATGACCGCTGACAACCAGCGCGCCAATATCCGCACCGCCACCGAACAGATCGCCAAGATCCACCCTGGCAACGAACTGGTCATTGCCCACGGCAACGGCCCGCAAGTCGGCCTGCTGTCGCTTCAGGCCCTGTCCTACAAGCCTGACGAGGCCTACCCGCTGGACGTGCTGGGTGCCGAAACCGAAGGCATGATCGGCTACATGATCGAACAGGAACTGGGCAACCTGCTGGATTTCGAGGTGCCATTCGCCACCCTGCTGACCCAGGTGGAAGTGGACGCCAACGACCCCGCCTTCAAGGACCCGACCAAGTTCATTGGCCCGGTCTACAGCAAGGAAGAGGCCGAGCGCCTGGCCAAAGAGAAAGGCTGGGTGGTCAAGGCCGATGGCGACAAGTACCGCCGTGTGGTGGCCAGCCCGAAACCCAAGCGCATCTTTGAAATCCGCCCGATCAAGTGGCTGCTGGAAAAGAGCAGCATCGTGATTTGCGCAGGCGGTGGCGGCATCCCCACCATGTACGATGAAAACCGCAAGCTCAAGGGCATTGAAGCGGTGATCGACAAAGACCTGTGCTCTGCACTGCTGGCCGAGCAATTGGAAGCCGACCTTCTGATTATCGCCACCGACGTCGACGCGGCCTACATTGACTGGGGCAAGCCCACGCAAAAAGCCATTGCCCAGGCCCATCCGGACGAACTCGAGCGCCTTGGCTTCGCCGCAGGCTCCATGGGGCCAAAAGTGCAAGCTGCCAGTGACTTTGCCCGCAACACCGGCAAGGTGGCAGTGATCAGTTCGCTGGAAAACATTGAAGACATTGTCAAAGGTACTGCTGGCACACGGGTCTCCACCGAGAAGCCTGGGATCAGCTACCGTTGA